The Geomonas agri genome contains the following window.
ACCACTGGCTGCGCCGCAGTTCGCGCGCCTTTTCACGCTCGCGTTTAACTTCCTCCTCGGAGACCTCGATGATAAAGTAATCCACTACACCCTCGTATCGGGAGCTAAAGCCCCTTACCTGCCCGCGCCGGCCCGGTAGCTGTCGATGGCAGCCCGCGCCAGTTCGTCGCAACGCTCGTTTTCCACGTGGCCGTTGTGGCCGCGCACCCAGACCCAGGTGATCCGGTGGGTCTTAGCAAGAGCCTGCAGCTTCTCCCAGAGGTCGCGGTTCAACACCGGCTCCTTCTTGGAGTTCACCCATCCCCTTTTCACCCATCCGGGCAGCCACTCAGTCATTCCCTTGGCCAGGTACTGCGAGTCGGTGGTAACCACCACCTCGCAGGGGCGAGTAAGCGCTTCCAGAGCCTGGATCGCGGCGCTCATCTCCATCCGGTTATTGGTGGTCTCGCCCTCGGCGCCGGAGAGTTCCTTCACATTGTCGCCGTAACGCAGAATGCTCCCCCAGCCGCCAACCCCGGGGTTTCCACTGCAGGCGCCATCACAGAAAATCTCAACCCGCATGTGCCCCTCCCCCCTGCTGCTGCAGCAAGGCAGCGATGGCATCCATCACCCGGTCAACGATCATCTGGTGAGTTTCCTTGCAGTCCTCCAACTGGTACAGATCGCTGAAGTCGAGCGGCTCTCCGAAAACAACCCCCCCCTG
Protein-coding sequences here:
- the rnhA gene encoding ribonuclease HI — protein: MRVEIFCDGACSGNPGVGGWGSILRYGDNVKELSGAEGETTNNRMEMSAAIQALEALTRPCEVVVTTDSQYLAKGMTEWLPGWVKRGWVNSKKEPVLNRDLWEKLQALAKTHRITWVWVRGHNGHVENERCDELARAAIDSYRAGAGR